GACCTCGGCACCCGTCACGTCGAGCGCGCCCGCGTTGACCTGGCGGGTCACGCCGTCCTCGCCGCGAACGCTTTGGACCAGGTCTCGCCGGGCCATGCGGTAGGCCGAGGCCTGGACGAAGAACCGGCCGCCGGGCGCCTGCACCTTGACCCCGACCTCGCCGCTGCGGGCGACCTCGGGCTCCAGCTCATCCGCGCCCTCACGCTCGAACGAGAAGGCGATGCCCCATGGCGGGTTGAATCCCTCGCCATAGTTGGCGAAGGCGTAGACGGCATCGGTGAACCCGTAGCTCAGACCCAGCTGAGGGCTCAGGCGGTCGAAGGTGCCTTCGACCTCCGTCCGGGTGCGCAAGGGGTCCTCGATGGACCGGGTCGTCCGGTCGTAGCGGAGGGCACCGGTAGCCGTGAGGCGCGGGGCCGGGCGGGCGATGACCTGGGCATACCCGGCCAGAGTGGTCGAGCCGAACTCGCCGTCTCGGGTCTGCGTCTCCGTGAGCCCGGTCAGCGTCTGCTCGCCCGTGCGGAAGTTGATCGGGAGCGAGCCGAAGCCGCCGCTCCCGTCGGTCGTGAC
This window of the Bacteroidota bacterium genome carries:
- a CDS encoding TonB-dependent receptor, with product MSVTVGGLLEDNRGEADSYSVTTDGSGGFGSLPINFRTGEQTLTGLTETQTRDGEFGSTTLAGYAQVIARPAPRLTATGALRYDRTTRSIEDPLRTRTEVEGTFDRLSPQLGLSYGFTDAVYAFANYGEGFNPPWGIAFSFEREGADELEPEVARSGEVGVKVQAPGGRFFVQASAYRMARRDLVQSVRGEDGVTRQVNAGALDVTGAEVEVEASLAALLPGLRVRGSYAFTDTEWQEFVVRGTDFAGTSVVGTPEHLASVGATWRRPTAAAGVTVDYVGSWAIDRANTVETDPYAVVSLFAETAIPGVPELRLRG